GATCCAGGTTGCAGAGCCGGGATGCATCACCACAaatttctcaaaaagcagTCTGGCATTCTGAAACTCGTTGTACCGAGTTTCAAAACGAATATAGTGCTCCCACACCTCTGGGCCCGGCTTCCACTGTAGCCAATTCTCGAATATTTGGCGTGTTCCTACAACATCCCCAACAGACTCTTCCACTGTGACGTATTGGTACCACAATTTGTCCACACGAGGAAGAAGCCTCGTTGCCCTGTCCAGAAGGTTTCTGGCGTGGTTGATGTTCTTGCCCTTCAGCTCTGTCTGGATGTATCTGATCCATAAAGGTACTTGTTTATGATCGACTTCGAGCGCGCGCTCAAATATTGAACGTGCTCTCGCGTAGTCCTTCTGGTCAATCTCAAACTGTGCGTACCGCATCCACTGGCCAAAATCGAACCGCTTTACACGCAGAGCTTTCTCGTACTCTGTTCTTTTCCGGCCTTGGTACTCCCTCAGCTCTTCCAAGTCCTGAATCTGGATCTTGGCCGGCTGCACAGgtttctgtctcttctCATACGCCTCAGCCATCAGCTGAGATGCCGAGACCTGCTGCTCAGCAAATTTGGGTTCCTCAGACATGTAGATATAATGtaaaattatttttttttgtgAAATATTTACTCCAAACGCGCATGTCTCTCTTTGAGGGCCATCGATTCCTTATAATACAGTCCAGCGAGCTGTCTGCAACCAAGGCAgagaatttgaaaaaacAGATTATTAGCACTGGGTACAATGAGGATGGTGGCATCTTGATTAAGCGGAATTCTGACTTGATTCCAATATCTAATGAGAAACTGGTAAAAGTCACGCTGATAGTATCGAACACAATAGATTTTGTGGAATACCAGCTCGCGGAAGAATTGATGATCCCTGTTGTGCGAGATGCGTGGGTGGTAGACTCAATTGCTGCGAATCTGATAGAAACATTGCGATCGTATTCACCTGATCCCAAATACTTCCTTAGCAGTGTAAGTATATGTTGCGCAGCCTCGATTTGCAAAGGCGACAAGGAGGCCCTTTTCAGCGCCGTGCGCTCCTTTGGTGGAATACACACAGACCACCTGTCCCGAAGAACAACCCATCTGATTGCCCTCGACACAGACGACGACATATGCCGTATGGCTATCGCGTTCAACCAGGCATGTGAGCGGGACGTCATTGCGATCGTGAGACCGGAATGGCTTCTGGACAGTATAATATCCAAACGCAAACTCGAGGAAGACAAATACCGCGTCGGCTCTAAGGATCGATCCCCAGAGCCGGCGACTTCTGTTTTGTTTAAAGGACGGactttttttctggatGATGATTTTAATATCTCGAGCCGAGTGAGCTCTAGCCTGAAAACACTTATAGAACAACACGGGGGCAAGGTAGATTCTGAAGATCGGGCAAACACTTACATTGGGAAGTATCGAGCTGGCGATATGTACCAGCTCGCCATTGACGAGAAATGGCCTATTGGAAACCTGAATTGGCTGTTTTGGATGCTATTACACGAGGAGTGGATCACTCCAGGTAAAATAATGCTCCACTATCCATATCCAAGAGAGGCGTTAGAAGGGATGGATAGGGTAGTGGTTTCGGTCACGCATTATAGCGGAGACTCACGCCTGTATTTacagcagctggtggaaatcaTGGGCGGAACATTTACAAAAAATCTTCGACAATTCACCACCACACATCTGCTTGTCGCAAAACCAACGGgcgaaaaatacaaatACGCACAAGAATGGAACATCAAATGCCTGAATCATTTGTGGCTCGAAGAAAGTTATGCTAAATGGGAGCTCCAAGACGATTCTGACCCCCGGTACTTGAAGTTTGGGGACCAGGTGGACGTTGCACATGCTGTTGGTCATACAAGCTTGGATGTTGGATTGACTAGTAGCCAGAACACGCGGATCGATTCTCAAAATGTGTCTAGCTCACTTGAAATGCCACGCAAAAAGGCTAAGCCAAACAGCAAACCGTACAACATCGTTGCAATACTGACCGGTTGCGATAAGGAGTTCAGTGCTTCCGATCTCCGAAATCTCAACAAAGTGGGTATTAAAGTTGTTGAACAGCCAACAAACTCCCTCAATTGCATCATTGCTCCTGGCATTCTTCGAACGGAAAAGTTTCTCAAGTCGTTGAGCAAGAGCCCGAAATATTTACTTACGCCGATGTTCCTCATAGATGTTCTCGCTACCGTACACTCGCATAAATTagacgattttgagcacTTCAAACCACACATTGACAAATATGATTTGTCAAAACATATCaacttcaagaaagaccccaagatgaaggagatATTTCTGGATCCCTCGCTAGGGGCCCAGAATATCGTCAATCTAATTGAAAATTCCAACTCTAAATTATTCGAGTCGGGAGATTTTTGCGTGTCAGCTACCATTCCAGGCGGGCCAGATCTAATCAGTAGCATTGTGAAGTCTTTTGGTTGCCGGGTATGCCTGATTATCGACAAGAAAACTAAGAGACTGCCGAAAAGGGTAGCAGCTACAAGATACTTACTCTGCGAGGCAAAAGATCAACCCCTGCAGAACCATTTTCGCAAACTGGCTGAGAAGGAGCATTACCGTATAGTGGAGTGGAACTGGGTCGTGATGTCCATATTCAATACCAAGCTAGTGGATAGATTTATAATCGATGAGAACTAAGTTTGATcagccaaaaaaaaaaaatcaatatAAAAAATTCAAGCCCGTGCCCGGGTTCGAACCGGGGACCAACAGATTTGCAATCTGCTGCTCTACCACTGAGCTACACGTGCTGAATTCAGAAACGGTTATGCTGCTCGTGAATATGACCAGTCAAGTGAGGATTTCCAGACAACTCGGTGCCTACTCTCCTTATGCTACTCACCACAGGCGTGGATGTCAAACCGCCCCTAAGTTTGAAGTAATCTCATATACTCTTGTAACCCGTAGGAAAACTTTGGCAATCCTCTGCGACAACTTTTTATGTTGCACGATAATATTAATAAGTGAAACTACATGTTTTATAttttcctcctctttaATTTTCGACACACATTTCTGCTTCACCATGAGTGGTTTTAGAGGTAACGGATATGGTTATGGATATAACTATAGAGACCCATACTACTCCAGAGGACGCGGGAGAGGTGGATCTTACCCGTACAAGCGGCCCTACAACGATGACGATGCTCCATACGAGTCGAACACATATCCTGAGCCGGCAAACGAAGACTATCGCGGAGACTATCCACGTCGAGGCGGGCCGTATAGGGGATCACACAGACCCCGGGGGCGCGGCAGGGGAAGTTATCGCGGCGGATATAACGAGAATCATCACGACCAGCAATATGACCACTATGAAGAACGTGATGGTGAGTCGCGGCCTAGAAGCAGCGTGTCGCATTCCATGAATGGATCAGGGTCGTCCAGAGAGAACAGCGAATTTTTACATTCCAAGCCGAGCTCGCGAAACGGGGATAGAAGCGAATACGATCGAAAACAGCAGGACTCTTTCGGTACCGAAACAGACCTTACAAGCTCAAACGAAAATCACTGGGTGATACGGCTCAGAGTTTCGGGTGAAACAAAGGCATCGCTGAGCAAAtcttttgacgagctggacaaaatcaatAAAGTGCTAGCAGAGTCGGCTATAAAACGTCTTCATCTGGAGATGGATGTGGAAAGGTACTCCAGGGCGGGCAGAAGCGAGGACGTACGGTGTAGATTAGCAGAAGAGAAGTTGGAGGCGCTTAACTTCATCTGAGCGGTATGGTATATAACCAGCTGTATTTAATTATGAGAACGCGATGATTCCTTATAATGGCGATTCCTGAAAGAAGTTCGGAGCTGAGCTTTTGAGAACTAATTTTTTGCCTCTTTTTTAAATGCCAGTTCTTCCAACATTTGATAGCAAACTGATTACCGGCCTTATTTACACGGCCACAGCCATTGGGCTGCTGAAAATTGCCTCAAAAATCTATAGCTTCTTCTCACTCATCACGGGTCTGTTCCTTCTCCCTCCTGTTGACTTCAAGGTTTACGGAGCCAAGAAGGGCGCATGGGCTGTGGTGACCGGAGCATCCGAAGGAATTGGACAGGAGTTTgccaagcagcttgctTCCAGGGGTCTAAATATTGTGCTGATTTCCAGAACTCAGTCTAAGCTGGAACAAATTGCCACAGATATCGAGACAAAGTACAAGGTGCAAACCAGAGTGGTGGCTGCCGATTGTTCAAAAAACACCCCTGAACTGTACACACTCATCTCCAAGTCGATTGAAGACCTGCCTGTGTCGgtgctgatcaacaacgTGGGCCGTTCGCACGAAGGCCCTGTTCCTCTTGTTGAGACTCCAGACGAGGAAGTGGAAAACATCCtggccatcaacaacttATTCTTGGTCAAAATGACCAAACTCTCCATTCCTGTTATTGACAAAGCCATTGCGTCCAAGAAGGCCAGCAGGGGTCTTATTGTGAACATTGGTTCATTCGCAGGTCTTTTCCCAACTCCGTACCTCGCCACTTACTCTGGATCAAAGTCGTTCTTGCAAAACTTCTCTCAGGCCTTGTCTgttgagctcaagagcCAGAAGATCGACGTCGAGTTGGTTCTGGCCTACTTCGTCACTACTGCTCTCTCAGCCATCAGAAGAAGCTCTTTCTTTATTCCTACTCCAAAAGACTTTGTGGCTGCTACTCTGAGAAACATGGGCAGAAGAGGCGGTGCTCAGGACAGGTTTGCCACTAGCTCTCCGTATCCTTCCCACGCCTTGCTGCAATACGTTGCACATAATACCGTTGGTGTGTATTCCGAGTTCCTTGCCAACACCACCTTCAAGGCAATGAAGGCCACGAGAGCTAAAAGGCTGAAGAAGCTgcaaaa
This window of the Ogataea parapolymorpha DL-1 chromosome VII, whole genome shotgun sequence genome carries:
- a CDS encoding BRCT-containing protein 1, whose product is MSLFEGHRFLIIQSSELSATKAENLKKQIISTGYNEDGGILIKRNSDLIPISNEKLVKVTLIVSNTIDFVEYQLAEELMIPVVRDAWVVDSIAANLIETLRSYSPDPKYFLSSVSICCAASICKGDKEALFSAVRSFGGIHTDHLSRRTTHLIALDTDDDICRMAIAFNQACERDVIAIVRPEWLLDSIISKRKLEEDKYRVGSKDRSPEPATSVLFKGRTFFLDDDFNISSRVSSSLKTLIEQHGGKVDSEDRANTYIGKYRAGDMYQLAIDEKWPIGNLNWLFWMLLHEEWITPGKIMLHYPYPREALEGMDRVVVSVTHYSGDSRLYLQQLVEIMGGTFTKNLRQFTTTHLLVAKPTGEKYKYAQEWNIKCLNHLWLEESYAKWELQDDSDPRYLKFGDQVDVAHAVGHTSLDVGLTSSQNTRIDSQNVSSSLEMPRKKAKPNSKPYNIVAILTGCDKEFSASDLRNLNKVGIKVVEQPTNSLNCIIAPGILRTEKFLKSLSKSPKYLLTPMFLIDVLATVHSHKLDDFEHFKPHIDKYDLSKHINFKKDPKMKEIFLDPSLGAQNIVNLIENSNSKLFESGDFCVSATIPGGPDLISSIVKSFGCRVCLIIDKKTKRLPKRVAATRYLLCEAKDQPLQNHFRKLAEKEHYRIVEWNWVVMSIFNTKLVDRFIIDEN
- a CDS encoding Very-long-chain 3-oxoacyl-CoA reductase translates to MPVLPTFDSKLITGLIYTATAIGLLKIASKIYSFFSLITGLFLLPPVDFKVYGAKKGAWAVVTGASEGIGQEFAKQLASRGLNIVLISRTQSKLEQIATDIETKYKVQTRVVAADCSKNTPELYTLISKSIEDLPVSVLINNVGRSHEGPVPLVETPDEEVENILAINNLFLVKMTKLSIPVIDKAIASKKASRGLIVNIGSFAGLFPTPYLATYSGSKSFLQNFSQALSVELKSQKIDVELVLAYFVTTALSAIRRSSFFIPTPKDFVAATLRNMGRRGGAQDRFATSSPYPSHALLQYVAHNTVGVYSEFLANTTFKAMKATRAKRLKKLQKQKEAKAE